From the Oryzihumus leptocrescens genome, one window contains:
- a CDS encoding N-acetylglucosamine kinase: MTVVLGVDVGGSGMRVAWANGSARGATVLADGAHIGEGGIDVPALLPVLSSYAAQLTCPPDVVVWSMRGLTTLADPAEVLKHVASAVAARRVVVTSDAVASLVGALGEVRPGAVLAAGTGAVMLATDFDGVWHRGDGWGHVLGDRGSGAWIGLQGLRAALRHRDGLDDGSADLLETVSDLWGDPYTWPRAVMTGRSAPAELAALAPAVGALAPTDPAAAAICREAGHELARTLAAGAAAVRGATPCAVGGLLQLPAVRAAFDDAVGLLGLDLAPALGTALDGALALGRHVGEGRALAAHPPYLLLS, encoded by the coding sequence GTGACCGTCGTCCTCGGCGTCGACGTCGGCGGCTCCGGCATGCGCGTCGCCTGGGCCAACGGATCTGCCCGCGGCGCAACGGTGCTCGCCGACGGGGCCCACATCGGCGAGGGCGGCATCGACGTGCCCGCGCTGCTGCCCGTCCTGTCCTCGTATGCCGCGCAGCTCACCTGCCCGCCGGACGTGGTGGTCTGGTCCATGCGGGGCCTGACCACGCTGGCGGACCCCGCCGAGGTGCTCAAGCACGTCGCGTCGGCGGTCGCCGCCCGGCGGGTGGTCGTCACCAGCGACGCGGTCGCCAGCCTCGTCGGGGCGCTGGGGGAGGTCCGGCCCGGCGCGGTCCTGGCGGCCGGGACCGGCGCGGTCATGCTCGCCACCGACTTCGACGGGGTGTGGCACCGCGGCGACGGCTGGGGCCACGTGCTGGGCGACCGGGGGTCCGGTGCGTGGATCGGCCTGCAGGGGCTGCGGGCCGCGCTGCGCCACCGCGACGGCCTCGACGACGGCTCGGCCGACCTGCTCGAGACGGTCTCCGACCTGTGGGGCGACCCCTACACCTGGCCGCGGGCGGTGATGACCGGCCGCAGCGCGCCGGCCGAGCTCGCGGCGCTGGCCCCCGCGGTCGGCGCCCTGGCGCCCACCGACCCGGCGGCGGCGGCGATCTGCCGCGAGGCCGGCCACGAGCTGGCCCGCACGCTGGCGGCGGGCGCCGCGGCGGTGCGCGGGGCGACCCCGTGCGCCGTCGGTGGGCTGCTGCAGCTGCCGGCGGTCCGCGCGGCCTTCGACGACGCGGTCGGCCTGCTCGGGCTGGACCTGGCGCCGGCGCTCGGCACCGCGCTGGACGGCGCGCTCGCCCTGGGTCGGCACGTCGGTGAGGGGCGCGCGCTCGCCGCGCACCCGCCATACCTGCTGCTGTCCTGA
- a CDS encoding GntP family permease, translated as MSTPALVAAAAPAASDPRLIAAALIGIGLIVLLITKVKLHPFLSLTLGAVTVGAIAGMPLADTLDSYGKGVGATVASVGTLIALGAVLGRLLADSGGADQIVDTIVGRASTRALPWAMALVGALIGLPMFFEIGLVLLIPVILLVSRRSGLPLMRVGIPALAGLSVMHGLVPPHPGPLVAVAALKADLGITLGLGVLIAIPTVIIAGPLFSRYAARWVPVQAPELFVSRSEADAGHRVSDGPGTLSVEAATQTRRPSFGATLFTVLLPVVLMLGKALADIFLPKTDGTRVVLDFLGTPLVALMLAVLVAMVTLGRGAGLTREGIARSVEQSFPPIAGILLIVAAGGGFKQVMVDTGIGDIIAKAVAGNGASPLLLAWVVAVLIRLATGSATVATITASGILVPVAAHLSPTHTSLLVLAIGAGSLFFSHVNDAGFWLVKEYFKVDVVQNVKTWSVMETLISVVGIVLVLLLGLVL; from the coding sequence GTGAGCACTCCCGCCCTCGTCGCCGCAGCGGCCCCGGCCGCCAGCGACCCGCGGCTGATCGCCGCCGCCCTCATCGGCATCGGCCTCATCGTGCTGCTGATCACCAAGGTCAAGCTGCACCCCTTCCTCAGCCTGACCCTCGGGGCGGTCACGGTCGGCGCCATCGCCGGGATGCCGCTGGCCGACACGCTCGACAGCTACGGCAAGGGCGTCGGCGCCACGGTCGCCAGCGTCGGCACCCTGATCGCCCTCGGCGCGGTGCTCGGGCGGCTGCTGGCCGACTCCGGCGGTGCCGACCAGATCGTCGACACGATCGTGGGCCGGGCCAGCACCCGCGCGCTGCCCTGGGCGATGGCGCTCGTCGGCGCGCTGATCGGCCTGCCGATGTTCTTCGAGATCGGGCTGGTCCTGCTGATCCCGGTGATCCTGCTGGTCTCCCGGCGCTCGGGCCTGCCGCTGATGCGCGTCGGCATCCCCGCCCTCGCGGGCCTGTCGGTGATGCACGGCCTCGTGCCGCCGCACCCCGGCCCGCTCGTCGCGGTCGCCGCGCTCAAGGCCGACCTCGGCATCACCCTGGGCCTCGGCGTCCTCATCGCCATCCCGACGGTCATCATCGCCGGTCCGCTCTTCTCCCGGTATGCCGCGCGCTGGGTCCCCGTCCAGGCTCCGGAGCTGTTCGTGTCGCGCTCGGAGGCCGACGCAGGGCACCGCGTCAGCGACGGCCCCGGCACGCTCTCGGTCGAGGCCGCCACGCAGACCCGCCGCCCGAGCTTCGGCGCCACGCTGTTCACCGTGCTGCTGCCCGTCGTGCTCATGCTCGGCAAGGCGCTGGCCGACATCTTCCTGCCCAAGACCGACGGCACCCGCGTGGTCCTCGACTTCCTCGGCACCCCGCTGGTCGCGCTGATGCTGGCCGTCCTGGTCGCCATGGTGACCCTGGGCCGTGGCGCCGGCCTGACCCGCGAGGGCATCGCGAGGTCGGTGGAGCAGTCGTTCCCGCCGATCGCCGGCATCCTGCTGATCGTCGCCGCCGGGGGTGGCTTCAAGCAGGTAATGGTCGACACCGGCATCGGTGACATCATCGCCAAGGCGGTCGCCGGCAACGGCGCCTCGCCGCTGCTGCTCGCCTGGGTCGTCGCCGTGCTGATCCGCCTCGCGACCGGCTCGGCCACCGTCGCCACGATCACCGCCTCGGGCATCCTCGTGCCGGTCGCCGCCCACCTCTCGCCGACGCACACCTCGCTGCTGGTGCTGGCGATCGGCGCCGGGTCGCTGTTCTTCAGCCACGTCAACGACGCCGGCTTCTGGCTGGTGAAGGAGTACTTCAAGGTCGACGTGGTGCAGAACGTCAAGACGTGGTCGGTCATGGAGACGCTGATCTCCGTCGTCGGCATCGTCCTGGTGCTGCTGCTCGGCCTGGTGCTGTAG
- a CDS encoding N-acetylmuramic acid 6-phosphate etherase produces MINDAVPGAPEVSVTAPTEERHPGTHAIDAMSTLELLRTINAEDARVAPAVADVLPELARAVDGTVARLRSGGSVHYFGAGTSGRLAVLDAAELLPTFNAPEGLFVAHHAGGPDALIRAVENVEDDAALGVREAAALSPGDVAVGVTASGRTPFVGGALEAARARGALTVLVTANPHAELAGLADHLLAPDTGPEVITGSTRLKAGTAQKLVLNSFSTAVMVRLGRTWSNLMVDVVATNAKLRGRVVRILCEASGADEASARSALVAADGELKPALVSLLAGIPVDGAREAIETHHGSVAAALRAVQHTAQAHEQETGQWQ; encoded by the coding sequence GTGATCAACGACGCGGTGCCCGGAGCTCCCGAGGTCTCGGTGACGGCTCCGACCGAGGAGCGTCACCCGGGCACGCACGCGATCGACGCGATGAGCACGCTGGAGCTGCTGCGCACGATCAACGCCGAGGACGCCCGCGTCGCCCCGGCCGTGGCGGACGTCCTGCCCGAGCTGGCCCGCGCCGTCGACGGCACCGTCGCCCGGCTCCGCTCCGGGGGCTCGGTGCACTACTTCGGCGCCGGGACCTCCGGCCGCCTGGCCGTCCTCGACGCCGCCGAGCTGCTGCCCACGTTCAACGCCCCCGAGGGCCTGTTCGTCGCCCACCACGCCGGCGGCCCGGACGCCCTCATCCGTGCGGTGGAGAACGTCGAGGACGACGCCGCGCTCGGCGTCCGCGAGGCGGCCGCGCTGAGCCCCGGCGACGTCGCCGTCGGGGTGACCGCCTCCGGCCGCACCCCGTTCGTCGGGGGAGCGCTCGAGGCGGCCCGCGCCCGCGGCGCGCTCACCGTGCTGGTGACCGCCAACCCCCACGCCGAGCTGGCCGGGCTGGCCGACCACCTGCTGGCCCCCGACACCGGCCCCGAGGTCATCACCGGCTCCACCCGTCTCAAGGCCGGCACCGCACAGAAGCTGGTGCTCAACAGCTTCTCGACGGCCGTCATGGTCCGCCTCGGCCGCACCTGGTCCAACCTCATGGTCGACGTCGTCGCGACCAACGCCAAGCTCCGCGGTCGGGTGGTCCGCATCCTGTGCGAGGCCAGCGGCGCCGACGAGGCCTCCGCCCGGTCCGCCCTCGTGGCGGCCGACGGCGAGCTCAAGCCCGCGCTCGTGAGCCTGCTGGCCGGCATACCGGTCGACGGGGCACGCGAGGCGATCGAGACACACCACGGGTCGGTTGCCGCAGCCTTGCGGGCCGTCCAGCACACTGCGCAGGCACACGAACAGGAGACAGGGCAATGGCAATGA
- a CDS encoding carbohydrate ABC transporter permease, with translation MTTTLAPSTDRASRPTGIPGPSPRGRKPRPVGGLVGSVALWAYAAGALVPLVLMVLNSFRTTADLYNKPLSMPWPPSVDSYKVAWTEGHFGDYFLNSLLVTVGAVALSTAVSTMAAYALARTRSRIFSVLESVFVSGLMLPIHLAILPVFYLLDGMRLVDSRLGLMLVYAAAGVPFSVFVLTTFFRQLPPELEEAATIDGANTWQTFVRIMVPLVRPAVATVVVFRFVPIWNDFLFPLVLLRSREKYTVPVGLTSFFGEYSTNWSALFAGLVIATVPLILLFLVATKQIVAGLTAGMSK, from the coding sequence ATGACCACCACCCTCGCTCCCAGCACCGACCGCGCGAGCCGGCCCACCGGCATACCGGGCCCGTCGCCGCGCGGGCGCAAGCCGCGCCCGGTGGGTGGCCTGGTGGGAAGTGTCGCGCTGTGGGCCTACGCCGCCGGCGCGCTGGTGCCGCTGGTGCTGATGGTGCTCAACTCCTTCCGCACCACCGCCGACCTCTACAACAAGCCGCTGTCGATGCCGTGGCCGCCGTCGGTCGACAGCTACAAGGTCGCCTGGACCGAGGGGCACTTCGGTGACTACTTCCTCAACTCGCTGCTCGTCACGGTCGGTGCGGTGGCGCTGTCCACCGCGGTCTCGACGATGGCCGCCTACGCCCTGGCCCGGACCCGTTCGCGGATCTTCTCGGTGCTGGAGTCGGTGTTCGTCAGCGGGCTGATGCTGCCGATCCACCTGGCGATCCTGCCGGTCTTCTACCTGCTCGACGGCATGCGCCTGGTCGACTCCCGCCTCGGGCTGATGCTGGTCTACGCCGCGGCCGGCGTACCGTTCTCGGTCTTCGTGCTCACCACGTTCTTCCGCCAGCTGCCGCCGGAGCTGGAGGAGGCCGCGACCATCGACGGCGCGAACACGTGGCAGACGTTCGTGCGGATCATGGTGCCGCTGGTCAGGCCGGCGGTCGCGACGGTCGTCGTCTTCCGCTTCGTGCCGATCTGGAACGACTTCCTCTTCCCGCTGGTGCTGCTGCGCTCCCGGGAGAAGTACACCGTGCCGGTCGGCCTCACCAGCTTCTTCGGCGAGTACTCCACCAACTGGTCGGCGCTGTTCGCCGGGCTCGTCATCGCGACCGTGCCGCTGATCCTGCTCTTCCTCGTCGCCACCAAGCAGATCGTCGCCGGGCTCACCGCCGGCATGAGCAAGTAG
- a CDS encoding universal stress protein: MSQTQHTPVVVVGVDASENGQLALRWALQQARRMGAELHAVTAWEVSAAYGYVPMYTDVDLEGDARKQQDVALEQVARESEGVPVVRQVVRGHAAEALLDAARDADLLVVGSRGHGTFAGTLLGSVSQQCVHHAHCPVVVVPRR; this comes from the coding sequence ATGAGCCAGACCCAGCACACCCCCGTCGTCGTGGTCGGCGTCGACGCTTCCGAGAACGGCCAGCTCGCGCTGCGCTGGGCCCTCCAACAGGCCCGCCGGATGGGTGCCGAGCTGCACGCCGTGACGGCGTGGGAGGTGTCCGCGGCCTACGGCTACGTGCCGATGTACACCGACGTCGACCTCGAGGGCGACGCCCGCAAGCAGCAGGACGTCGCCCTGGAGCAGGTGGCGCGCGAGTCCGAGGGCGTGCCCGTGGTGCGCCAGGTGGTGCGCGGCCACGCCGCCGAGGCGCTGCTGGACGCGGCCCGCGACGCGGACCTGCTCGTCGTCGGCAGCCGTGGCCACGGGACGTTCGCCGGCACCCTGCTCGGGTCCGTCAGCCAGCAGTGCGTCCACCACGCCCACTGCCCGGTCGTGGTGGTCCCCCGCCGCTGA
- a CDS encoding carbohydrate ABC transporter permease has protein sequence MTRRSGLFFVAPALILFGIFVLYPMASALSYAFFSWQGTARGGFAGLDNFHALFTQEPFRSQLPRAFGHNLAFFAGTMVVQNTLGLGIAVLLHRRPRTRRALQTLYAMPYLVSPIVIGYLWTLLLSPTFGPVNALLRQVGLGSLAVPWLGDPDTALWVVILVSAWQWVGFPVLLYGAALGGVPEELSEAARVDGASHWQTFRSIVFPLLVPAIGTVSVLTFIFAMEAFALPYALGGSTGNPAGATDFMSLLFYRTAFENGSTNAIGVSSAMATLLFLVIFGGAVIATRVLRRTEERIAG, from the coding sequence ATGACCCGCCGCAGCGGCCTGTTCTTCGTCGCCCCCGCGCTGATCCTCTTCGGGATCTTCGTGCTCTACCCGATGGCGTCCGCCCTCAGCTACGCGTTCTTCTCGTGGCAGGGCACGGCGCGCGGGGGCTTCGCGGGACTGGACAACTTCCACGCGCTCTTCACGCAGGAGCCGTTCAGGAGCCAGCTGCCGCGGGCCTTCGGCCACAACCTGGCGTTCTTCGCCGGGACGATGGTCGTGCAGAACACCCTCGGGCTGGGCATCGCCGTCCTGCTGCACCGCCGGCCCCGGACCCGGCGGGCGCTGCAGACGCTCTACGCGATGCCCTACCTGGTCAGCCCGATCGTCATCGGCTACCTGTGGACGCTGCTGCTGTCGCCGACGTTCGGACCGGTCAACGCCCTGCTCCGGCAGGTCGGCCTGGGCAGCCTCGCGGTGCCGTGGCTCGGTGACCCCGACACCGCGCTGTGGGTGGTCATCCTGGTCAGCGCCTGGCAGTGGGTCGGCTTCCCCGTCCTGCTCTACGGCGCGGCCCTGGGCGGCGTGCCCGAGGAGCTGTCCGAGGCCGCGCGGGTCGACGGCGCCAGCCACTGGCAGACGTTCCGCTCGATCGTCTTCCCGCTGCTCGTCCCGGCGATCGGCACGGTCAGCGTGCTGACCTTCATCTTCGCGATGGAGGCGTTCGCGCTGCCCTACGCCCTGGGCGGGTCGACCGGAAACCCTGCCGGCGCAACGGACTTCATGTCGCTGCTGTTCTACCGCACCGCCTTCGAGAACGGCTCGACCAACGCGATCGGGGTGTCCTCGGCGATGGCCACGCTGCTGTTCCTCGTCATCTTCGGCGGTGCCGTCATCGCGACGCGGGTGCTGCGTCGCACCGAGGAGCGGATCGCCGGATGA
- a CDS encoding MurR/RpiR family transcriptional regulator, whose product MTSTSDPQPVTSPTGGTSLLVRLRAVRPTLSPAEDRVAERVLADARAAAALTISELAAAAETSETTVLRFCKRLGLPGYPQLRLALAEESAQPRTVAAPKSDISAEDSVDDVIRKIAFADASAVEETADQLDRATLTEAARCIAAARRVDVCGSGASAVVAADLQQKLHRIGVVTFAWSDPHIALTSAALLQEGDVAVGVSHSGTTRETLEALELAKSRGATTVAITNFPYSPLARAADLVLTTAARETSLRSGATASRIAALTVVDCLYIAVAQRNLPDALQAVRSTRSAVSGHHLESH is encoded by the coding sequence GTGACCTCCACTTCGGACCCCCAGCCCGTGACCTCCCCGACCGGGGGGACGTCGCTGCTGGTGCGCCTGCGCGCCGTGCGGCCGACCCTGTCCCCCGCGGAGGACCGTGTCGCCGAACGGGTCCTGGCAGACGCCCGTGCCGCTGCCGCGCTGACGATCAGCGAGCTCGCGGCCGCCGCCGAGACGTCGGAGACCACCGTCCTGCGGTTCTGCAAGCGGCTGGGGCTGCCCGGCTACCCGCAGCTGCGCCTGGCCCTGGCCGAGGAGTCGGCCCAGCCGCGCACCGTCGCGGCGCCCAAGAGCGACATCAGCGCCGAGGACTCCGTCGACGACGTCATCCGCAAGATCGCCTTCGCCGACGCCAGCGCGGTGGAGGAGACCGCCGACCAGCTCGACCGCGCGACCCTCACCGAGGCCGCCCGGTGCATCGCCGCGGCCCGCCGGGTGGACGTGTGCGGCTCGGGGGCCAGCGCGGTCGTGGCCGCCGACCTCCAGCAGAAGCTGCACCGCATCGGCGTGGTGACGTTCGCCTGGAGCGACCCGCACATCGCCCTGACCAGTGCGGCCCTGCTGCAGGAGGGCGACGTCGCGGTGGGCGTCTCGCACAGCGGCACGACCCGGGAGACCCTGGAGGCCCTGGAGCTGGCCAAGTCCCGCGGCGCGACGACCGTGGCCATCACCAACTTCCCGTACTCCCCGCTGGCCCGGGCCGCCGACCTGGTCCTGACCACCGCGGCCCGCGAGACCTCCCTGCGCTCGGGCGCCACCGCCAGCCGGATCGCCGCGCTGACCGTCGTGGACTGCCTCTACATCGCCGTGGCGCAGCGGAACCTGCCCGACGCGTTGCAGGCCGTGCGGTCCACCCGCAGCGCCGTCTCGGGACACCATCTCGAAAGTCATTGA
- a CDS encoding serine hydrolase domain-containing protein, with protein sequence MAPRRTLGAGLLALVVGCSLMASTPATASTAASAHAHDDARRSGRFDAPFTGFAPAGTVLRQRTPEQLGMDRAPLDASFARIRGWEEPSRSTHPLYAGAVALVGHDGAVVRTEASGWALRYADAQGTELPRDQWQPMREDTLFDLASVSKLFTSIMVMQQVERGAIDLDAPVATYLPAFAANGKDAITVRQLLTHTSGLPAWLPLWSARPDKASRIQMVMDAKPSHAPGTTYLYSDLNLITLGVLVERQAGQGLDQVLRERVTGPLGMTDTGYNPTDRARAAATEFEASPPRGMVQGEVHDENAWSLGGVAGHAGVFSTAHDLAVLAQALLNGGTYRGHRVLSKDSVRQMITNMNQAFPGDSHGLGFELDQRWYMSGLSSPTTAGHTGFTGTSIVIDFMSRSFAILLTNRVHPSRSWGSNNPARREIAQGLALSLGVEPRHGRTEWWSGTADATTATLTTPVLAGADPSRLSFDLFVDTEESDPLTLESSTDGGQTWTPLPFTVRDRGEVRSTDGTVATSGTRRWVQAAAEVPAGPVQVRWRYATDALYAGRGVFVDGVRVVGDRGVLLDSERRPDALVAQGWSVVSR encoded by the coding sequence ATGGCCCCACGACGCACCCTCGGCGCCGGCCTGCTCGCCCTCGTGGTTGGCTGCTCGCTGATGGCCAGCACCCCCGCGACCGCCTCCACCGCCGCGAGCGCGCACGCCCACGACGACGCCCGCCGCAGCGGCCGGTTCGACGCGCCCTTCACGGGCTTCGCGCCCGCCGGCACGGTGTTGCGGCAGCGCACCCCGGAGCAGCTCGGCATGGACCGCGCACCCCTCGACGCCAGCTTCGCCCGGATCCGGGGCTGGGAGGAGCCGAGCCGCTCCACCCACCCGCTGTATGCCGGGGCGGTCGCCCTCGTGGGCCACGACGGGGCCGTCGTGCGCACCGAGGCGAGCGGCTGGGCGCTGCGCTACGCCGACGCGCAGGGCACCGAGCTGCCGCGCGACCAGTGGCAGCCGATGCGCGAGGACACCCTCTTCGACCTGGCCTCGGTGTCCAAGCTGTTCACCTCGATCATGGTGATGCAGCAGGTCGAGCGCGGCGCGATCGACCTCGACGCCCCGGTCGCGACCTACCTGCCGGCGTTCGCCGCCAACGGCAAGGACGCCATCACGGTGCGCCAGCTGCTGACGCACACCTCGGGCCTGCCGGCCTGGCTGCCGCTGTGGAGCGCCCGCCCCGACAAGGCCTCCCGGATCCAGATGGTGATGGACGCCAAGCCCTCGCACGCCCCCGGCACGACCTACCTCTACTCCGACCTCAACCTCATCACGCTGGGCGTCCTCGTCGAGCGGCAGGCCGGCCAGGGCCTGGACCAGGTCCTGCGGGAGCGGGTCACCGGACCGCTGGGCATGACCGACACCGGCTACAACCCCACGGACCGCGCGCGTGCCGCGGCCACCGAGTTCGAGGCCAGCCCGCCGCGCGGGATGGTGCAGGGCGAGGTCCACGACGAGAACGCCTGGTCCCTCGGCGGCGTCGCCGGCCACGCCGGGGTGTTCTCCACCGCGCACGACCTGGCCGTCCTCGCCCAGGCGCTGCTCAACGGCGGCACCTACCGCGGCCACCGCGTCCTGAGCAAGGACAGCGTGCGCCAGATGATCACCAACATGAACCAGGCCTTCCCCGGTGACTCGCACGGCCTGGGCTTCGAGCTCGACCAGCGCTGGTACATGTCCGGCCTGTCCAGCCCGACCACCGCCGGTCACACCGGCTTCACCGGCACGTCGATCGTCATCGACTTCATGTCGCGCTCGTTCGCGATCCTGCTGACCAACCGGGTCCACCCGAGCCGCAGCTGGGGCAGCAACAACCCGGCGCGCCGGGAGATCGCGCAGGGCCTGGCGCTCTCGCTGGGCGTCGAGCCCCGGCACGGGCGGACCGAGTGGTGGAGCGGCACGGCCGACGCCACGACGGCGACGCTGACCACGCCCGTCCTGGCCGGCGCCGACCCCTCCCGGCTGTCCTTCGACCTCTTCGTCGACACCGAGGAGAGCGACCCGCTGACCCTGGAGTCCAGCACCGACGGTGGGCAGACGTGGACGCCGCTGCCGTTCACCGTGCGGGACCGCGGTGAGGTCCGCAGCACCGACGGCACGGTCGCCACCAGCGGCACCCGACGGTGGGTGCAGGCGGCCGCCGAGGTGCCGGCCGGACCGGTCCAGGTGCGGTGGCGCTACGCCACCGATGCCCTGTATGCCGGTCGCGGGGTCTTCGTCGACGGCGTCCGGGTCGTGGGCGACCGGGGGGTGCTGCTGGACTCCGAGCGCCGGCCCGATGCCCTTGTTGCGCAAGGCTGGTCCGTGGTGAGCCGGTAG
- a CDS encoding extracellular solute-binding protein: MAMTNRRGWAAVAMVAGALALSACAPSSSSTSGSGSGGDTTISVWSWRTEDVAAYNDIFAVYEKSHPGVKVDFKAFKNTEYNQILTTGLAGSSGPDVAQVRSYGQLQPTVAAGSLVPLDGKVDLSGWDANVVKSAQGKDGKTYAVPLAKQTLQMFYNQDLFTKAGVKPPTTWAEFVDLNKKLKASGVTPMAVGAKDSWTLPIVHEVVGASTFGGASFEKAVMSGQKTFADPAWVASVKAISDLKPYLPDSAVGVAYTDAQVLFSSGKAAMFPGGSFELGFFQKQNPGLKLGVFQVPGPAESTPSTPGYADGSFGVSAKSDAQKASLDLVKWMSTKEFGQLVADKVKQLSAVPGVTYNDPLLKQMADAYAKNPSPYLLLTDFRYGTPTGTDLLGTGVQELLLGKKDATGVSKDLQTGVSQWFKPQA; this comes from the coding sequence ATGGCAATGACGAACCGACGTGGCTGGGCCGCGGTCGCGATGGTTGCGGGCGCGCTGGCGCTCTCGGCGTGCGCGCCCTCGAGCTCCTCGACCAGCGGCTCGGGCTCCGGCGGCGACACCACGATCTCGGTGTGGTCCTGGCGGACCGAGGACGTCGCGGCGTACAACGACATCTTCGCCGTCTACGAGAAGTCCCACCCCGGGGTGAAGGTCGACTTCAAGGCGTTCAAGAACACCGAGTACAACCAGATCCTCACCACCGGCCTGGCCGGCTCCAGCGGCCCCGACGTCGCGCAGGTCCGCTCCTACGGCCAGCTCCAGCCGACCGTCGCCGCCGGCAGCCTCGTGCCGCTGGACGGCAAGGTCGACCTGTCCGGCTGGGACGCCAACGTCGTCAAGAGCGCCCAGGGCAAGGACGGCAAGACGTATGCCGTGCCGCTGGCCAAGCAGACGCTGCAGATGTTCTACAACCAGGACCTCTTCACCAAGGCCGGCGTGAAGCCGCCGACCACCTGGGCCGAGTTCGTCGACCTGAACAAGAAGCTCAAGGCCTCCGGCGTGACGCCGATGGCGGTCGGTGCCAAGGACTCCTGGACCCTGCCAATCGTGCACGAGGTCGTCGGCGCCTCGACCTTCGGCGGCGCGAGCTTCGAGAAGGCCGTGATGTCGGGGCAGAAGACCTTCGCCGACCCGGCGTGGGTGGCCTCGGTCAAGGCGATCAGCGACCTCAAGCCCTACCTGCCGGACAGCGCAGTCGGTGTGGCCTACACCGACGCCCAGGTCCTGTTCAGCTCCGGCAAGGCCGCGATGTTCCCCGGTGGCTCCTTCGAGCTCGGCTTCTTCCAGAAGCAGAACCCGGGCCTGAAGCTGGGCGTCTTCCAGGTGCCCGGCCCGGCCGAGTCGACCCCGAGCACGCCCGGCTACGCCGACGGCTCGTTCGGCGTCTCGGCGAAGTCGGACGCCCAGAAGGCCAGCCTCGACCTGGTCAAGTGGATGTCCACCAAGGAGTTCGGCCAGCTCGTCGCCGACAAGGTCAAGCAGCTCTCCGCCGTCCCCGGCGTGACCTACAACGACCCGCTGCTCAAGCAGATGGCCGACGCCTACGCCAAGAACCCCTCGCCGTACCTGCTGCTGACCGACTTCCGCTACGGGACCCCCACCGGTACCGACCTGCTCGGCACCGGCGTCCAGGAGCTGCTGCTCGGCAAGAAGGACGCCACCGGGGTCAGCAAGGACCTGCAGACCGGCGTCTCCCAGTGGTTCAAGCCCCAGGCCTGA
- a CDS encoding gluconokinase, protein MTLTTPPARRPIAVVMGVSGSGKTTVGQELAARLGVPYADADEFHPPANIAKMSAGVPLDDTDRAPWLRAIAGWLADHRGTGAVVSCSALKRRYRDVLRAPVGHLPFLHLDGDPGVVAQRVAGRPGHFMPASLVASQFADLEPLGSDEEGMVADLAAPVDDVVARFTAYLSDHPVPA, encoded by the coding sequence ATGACCCTCACCACCCCTCCGGCCCGCCGCCCGATCGCGGTCGTCATGGGTGTCTCCGGCTCGGGCAAGACCACGGTCGGCCAGGAGCTCGCGGCACGGCTGGGGGTCCCCTACGCCGACGCCGACGAGTTCCACCCCCCGGCCAACATCGCCAAGATGTCCGCCGGCGTCCCGCTCGACGACACCGACCGCGCCCCGTGGCTGCGCGCCATCGCCGGCTGGCTGGCCGACCACCGGGGGACCGGCGCCGTGGTCAGCTGCTCGGCCCTCAAGCGCCGGTATCGCGACGTGCTGCGCGCGCCCGTCGGTCACCTGCCGTTCCTGCACCTGGACGGTGACCCCGGCGTGGTCGCGCAGCGGGTGGCCGGGCGCCCCGGCCACTTCATGCCGGCTTCGCTGGTCGCCTCCCAGTTCGCCGACCTCGAGCCGCTCGGGTCCGACGAGGAGGGCATGGTCGCCGACCTCGCCGCCCCCGTCGACGACGTCGTGGCGCGCTTCACGGCATACCTGTCGGACCACCCGGTCCCGGCCTGA